One window of the Zygotorulaspora mrakii chromosome 6, complete sequence genome contains the following:
- the YRB2 gene encoding Yrb2p (similar to Saccharomyces cerevisiae YRB2 (YIL063C); ancestral locus Anc_7.253), translating into MNNTSFVMPDTEQSSNKQQEKSSGSSVSNATNEEWPGTNKRPREDKDEGHEDSKRNTRENLNSAENSNRPEKSKDNENREQEEKSTTKKIRLEGSKAETGKTDVIETAGKKEQNGTDNESKSDAEKPKFVFGSGTAFSSGFGSFKKSDTDNGESSKAEMPSKPFAFGSGFSFGSGFGVLKKKADADNEKKDTDEEKKSKAVEAKEMSDKSNVALKGTIEESVKPSVEQTPIKLQKQEIKSGEESEETIYQVNAKLYQLSDFEEGWKERGVGAIKVNQNSNTEKARLIMRSRGILKVILNLPLIKGIKIQRGFPGSLQSEKFVRVISVNDNKAPVQYAFKTGKEETASELYDSMVKLAPQ; encoded by the coding sequence ATGAATAACACGTCATTTGTCATGCCCGACACTGAACAATCTTCGAACAAACAACAGGAGAAATCGAGTGGATCTTCAGTGAGCAATGCTACAAATGAAGAATGGCCAGGTACAAATAAAAGGCCCAGAGAGGACAAAGATGAGGGCCATGAAGATTCAAAGAGGAATACcagagaaaatttgaactCTGCTGAAAATTCAAACCGTCCTGAGAAGTCCAAGGATAATGAAAACAGggaacaagaagaaaaaagcaCAACGAAGAAGATAAGGTTGGAAGGAAGTAAAGCTGAGACTGGAAAGACCGACGTGATCGAAACAGCTGGAAAGAAGGAACAAAATGGAACAGATAATGAAAGCAAAAGTGATGCGGAAAAGCCTAAATTTGTCTTCGGGTCCGGTACAGCTTTCAGTTCAGGATTTGGTTCATTTAAAAAGAGTGATACTGATAACGGAGAAAGTTCTAAAGCAGAAATGCCATCCAAACCATTCGCATTTGGTTCAGGATTTTCATTCGGTAGTGGATTTGGAgtcttgaaaaagaaggCTGATGCTGacaatgaaaagaaggatacagatgaagaaaagaagagtaaAGCAGTCGAGGCTAAAGAAATGAGTGACAAATCAAACGTGGCACTGAAAGGCACTATAGAAGAATCTGTGAAACCTTCAGTTGAACAAACGCCGATCAAACTACAAAAGCAAGAAATTAAGTCAGGTGAAGAATCTGAAGAAACGATTTATCAAGTAAACGCAAAGCTTTACCAACTCTCTGATTTCGAAGAGGGATGGAAGGAAAGAGGCGTCGGTGCCATAAAGGTTAATCAGAACAGTAATACCGAGAAAGCCCGATTGATTATGAGATCTCGaggaattttgaaagtcatCCTAAACTTGCCGCTGATCAAGGGTATAAAGATTCAACGTGGATTTCCTGGATCATTACAGAGTGAAAAGTTTGTTAGAGTTATATCTGTGAACGACAATAAAGCCCCAGTGCAGTATGCCTTTAAAACAGGAAAAGAGGAAACAGCCAGTGAGCTATACGATAGTATGGTCAAACTTGCACCTCAGTAA
- the RNR3 gene encoding ribonucleotide-diphosphate reductase subunit RNR3 (similar to Saccharomyces cerevisiae RNR1 (YER070W) and RNR3 (YIL066C); ancestral locus Anc_7.256), with translation MFVYKRDGHKEPVRFDKITARISRLCYGLDPAHIDAVKITQRIISGVYEGVTTVELDNLAAETCAYMTTVHPDYATLAARIAISNLHKQTTKQFSQVVSDLFHYVNPKNGVHSPMISNEVYDIIMENKDELNSAIVYDRDFQFNYFGFKTLERSYLLRINGEVAERPQHLIMRVAVGIHGSDIKSAIETYNLMSLRYFIHASPTLFNAGTPHPQMSSCFLVAMKDDSIEGIYDTLKECAMISKTAGGIGLHIHNIRSTGSYIAGTNGTSNGLIPMIRVFNNTARYVDQGGNKRPGAFALYLEPWHADIFDFVDIRKNHGKEEIRARDLFPALWIPDLFMKRVQENGDWTLFSPSEAPGLADVYGDEFEALYVRYVSEGRGRKTIKAQKLWYAILEAQTETGTPFMLYKDACNEKSNQKNLGTIKSSNLCCEIVEYSAPDETAVCNLASIALPSCVQVSENGKTQWYNFAKLHEIAKVITRNLNKVIDRNYYPVIEAKNSNMRHRPIALGVNGLADVFMLLRIPFESPEAKELNMHIFETIYHASLEASCELAEKDGPYQSYQGSPVSQGVLQYDMWNTKPSDLWDWDTLKQQIKKHGIRNSLLMAPMPTASTSQILGYNECFEPFTSNMYSRRVLSGEFQIVNPYLLRDLVDLGIWDESMKQHIITDNGSIQNLPNIPQEIKDLYKTVWEISQKHIIEMAADRAAFIDQSHSLNIHIRAPTMGKLTSMHFYGWKKGLKTGMYYLRTQAASAAIQFTIDKSVAELAGQNAVDMSQLQRPKYVPHKVNLEDGSLMPVDATVKETSPTPSTSSSISNSIASLKIQDSQPVTPIASKPQSDVSGGKTNKELSEGGKGEANEFDIYNSKVIACAIDNPESCTMCSG, from the coding sequence ATGTTTGTTTATAAAAGAGATGGTCATAAAGAGCCAGTTAGGTTTGACAAGATTACGGCACGTATTTCACGTTTATGCTATGGTTTAGATCCTGCACATATTGATGCGGTTAAGATCACACAACGTATTATCTCTGGTGTATATGAAGGTGTTACGACGGTTGAGTTGGATAACCTGGCGGCCGAGACATGTGCTTATATGACGACTGTGCACCCTGATTACGCTACGTTAGCTGCTAGAATTGCCATTTCGAATCTTCACAAGCAAACGACGAAGCAATTTTCACAAGTAGTATCAGATCTATTCCATTATGTGAACCCAAAGAACGGCGTGCATTCTCCTATGATATCGAACGAAGTCTACGATATTATAATGGAAAACAAGGATGAGCTAAATTCTGCCATTGTCTACGATCGAgattttcaattcaattaTTTTGGTTTCAAGACGCTAGAACGTTCGTATCTGCTGAGAATCAATGGTGAAGTGGCAGAACGTCCTCAACATTTGATCATGAGAGTAGCCGTCGGTATTCACGGCTCTGATATTAAATCAGCTATCGAGACTTATAACCTAATGTCGCTAAGATACTTCATTCATGCATCTCCaactcttttcaatgcCGGAACTCCGCACCCACAGATGTCTTCTTGTTTCTTGGTTGCTATGAAAGATGATTCGATTGAGGGTATCTATGATACTTTAAAAGAATGTGCtatgatttcaaaaactgcTGGTGGTATTGGTCTTCACATTCATAATATTCGTTCTACTGGCTCCTATATCGCTGGTACAAACGGTACTTCAAATGGGTTGATACCAATGATTCGTGTCTTCAATAACACAGCACGTTATGTTGATCAAGGTGGTAACAAAAGGCCAGGTGCCTTTGCACTATATCTAGAACCATGGCACGCTGATATCTTCGATTTCGTCGATATTCGTAAAAATCATgggaaagaagaaattcGTGCAAGAGATCTATTTCCAGCACTTTGGATTCCAGATTTATTCATGAAACGTGTTCAAGAAAATGGCGATTGGACTCTGTTCTCACCCAGTGAAGCTCCTGGTTTAGCTGATGTCTATGGCGATGAGTTTGAAGCATTGTATGTGCGTTACGTTTCTGAAGGTCGTGGTAGAAAAACGATTAAAGCTCAGAAATTATGGTATGCAATCTTGGAAGCCCAAACAGAAACTGGTACACCATTCATGCTGTACAAGGACGCATgtaatgaaaagagtaatcaaaagaatttaGGTACtatcaaatcttcaaaCTTGTGCtgtgaaattgttgaatatTCTGCTCCAGATGAAACAGCGGTTTGTAATTTAGCATCTATTGCATTACCATCCTGTGTTCAGGTTTctgaaaatggaaagacTCAATGGTATAACTTTGCTAAGCTCCATGAAATTGCTAAAGTTATTACTCGTAACTTGAACAAAGTCATTGATCGAAACTACTACCCAGTAATTGAAGCTAAGAACTCCAACATGAGACACAGACCTATTGCTCTTGGTGTTAATGGTTTGGCAGATGTTTTCATGTTGCTGCGTATACCATTCGAGTCACCAGAGGCAAAGGAATTAAACATGcatatttttgaaactatATATCATGCCTCTTTAGAGGCCTCATGTGAGCTAGCTGAAAAGGATGGACCATATCAAAGCTATCAGGGATCTCCAGTTTCTCAGGGCGTTTTACAGTATGATATGTGGAATACCAAACCAAGTGACCTATGGGATTGGGACACTTTAAAACAACAAATTAAGAAGCACGGTATCAGGAACTCTTTGCTAATGGCACCTATGCCAACTGCTTCAACGTCCCAAATTTTAGGGTACAATGAATGTTTTGAACCATTCACGTCAAATATGTATTCTCGTCGTGTCTTATCCGGTGAGTTCCAAATTGTCAATCCATATCTGCTACGTGATTTAGTCGATCTAGGTATCTGGGATGAAAGTATGAAACAGCATATAATTACTGACAACGGTTCAATTCAAAACTTGCCAAATATTCCTCAGGAAATCAAAGATTTGTATAAAACAGTCTGGGAAATCTCACAAAAACACATTATCGAAATGGCTGCTGACCGTGCTGCATTTATCGATCAGTCCCATTCTTTGAACATCCACATTCGTGCTCCAACAATGGGTAAATTGACGAGTATGCACTTCTATGGTTGGAAAAAGGGTTTAAAGACAGGTATGTACTATTTGAGAACACAAGCTGCTTCTGCCGCTATTCAGTTTACCATTGACAAATCCGTGGCTGAACTAGCAGGTCAAAATGCTGTTGATATGTCTCAATTACAACGTCCCAAGTACGTGCCGCATAAGGTAAACTTAGAAGATGGAAGTCTAATGCCAGTTGATGCAACAGTTAAAGAGACCTCACCGACACCTTCAACTAGCTCGTCAATTTCTAATAGCATCGCATCTCTAAAGATTCAAGATAGTCAGCCTGTCACTCCTATTGCATCTAAGCCTCAATCTGACGTTTCAGGAGGTAAAACAAACAAGGAATTATCTGAAGGTGGGAAGGGAGAAGcaaatgaatttgatatatataattcaaAAGTAATTGCCTGTGCAATTGATAACCCAGAATCCTGTACTATGTGTTCAGGTTGA
- the EFM4 gene encoding Efm4p (similar to Saccharomyces cerevisiae YIL064W; ancestral locus Anc_7.254), which yields MADTTRLNISKLGTKTYWDDFYALERANFNQNPDDTGECWFDDNDAERRMVDFLLDNVGEQLIDMKSSMIDLGTGNGHLLFELCENGFSGPMLGVDYSSESVAFAHSVSKVRQFDAFARFEAADIFQADWCPGKFDIVLDKGTLDAIALSGLQFENHKTVFDCYSEVIEKILNKNGVFLITSCNFSEDELVRLIQTKNLVKWKSIKYPSFEFGGVKGTAICSVAFFKR from the coding sequence ATGGCAGACACTACGAGGCTCAATATATCTAAACTGGGGACTAAGACTTATTGGGATGACTTTTACGCATTAGAGAGAGCCAATTTTAATCAAAACCCGGACGATACCGGTGAGTGCTGgtttgatgataatgatgctgaaagaagaatggttgattttcttttggaCAACGTTGGGGAACAGCTCATAGATATGAAGTCCTCGATGATAGATCTTGGGACTGGAAATGGGCATTTACTGTTTGAGTTATGTGAAAACGGATTCAGCGGGCCAATGCTTGGGGTTGATTACTCTTCCGAGAGCGTGGCATTTGCGCACTCGGTATCGAAAGTAAGGCAGTTTGATGCTTTCGCAAGATTTGAAGCTGCCGACATCTTTCAGGCTGATTGGTGTCCCGGGAAATTTGACATCGTCTTGGACAAAGGCACCCTAGATGCAATCGCTTTAAGTGGGCTACAGTTTGAAAATCACAAGACAGTGTTCGATTGCTACTCTGAGgttattgaaaaaattctgaacAAGAATGgtgtttttttgataacgTCATGTAACTTCTCGGAGGATGAGCTGGTCAGATTAATCCAAACGAAAAACCTGGTCAAGTGGAAATCAATTAAGTATCCTTCATTCGAGTTCGGCGGCGTAAAAGGAACAGCTATTTGTAGCgttgcatttttcaaacgGTAG
- the ARG56 gene encoding bifunctional acetylglutamate kinase/N-acetyl-gamma-glutamyl-phosphate reductase (similar to Saccharomyces cerevisiae ARG5,6 (YER069W); ancestral locus Anc_7.251), translating to MPSARLLVSTGALKHSRLQQIKNVLAKAAAAGNGNSSGSVLAAGKVAPSVTFTRKKVGYSKRYMSSSNGVGTLATRSTVIQLLNNISSKREVEQYLKYFTSVSQQQFAVIKVGGAIISDNLQELASCLAFLYHVGLYPIVLHGTGPQVNGRLEAQGVEPDYIDGIRITDERTMAVVRQCFLEQNLKLVTALEQLGVRARPITSGVFTANYLDKEKYQLVGDITGVTKDPIEASIKAGALPILTSLAETPSGQMLNVNADVAAGELARIFEPLKIVYLNEKGGIINGETGEKISVINLDEEYEALMQQSWVKYGTKLKIREIKELLDFLPRSSSVAIINVQDLQKELFTDSGAGTMIRRGYKLTKRSSLSEFPSPDILRQALQRDADIISGKLAVATYLRELEQANFTTYADEPLDALAIIKKEGKIPRLDKFLCTEYAWLNNVTDNVFSALSRDFPALQWIVNEDDPNIAWHFDKSQGSYLRSGKVLFWYGIEDLNTVSEIIREFTKEVGYPAGSASESGVFSSGSASRSYSTRSAPKPTGSNTSPGRVALIGARGYTGKNLISLIDNHPFLNVAHVSSRELKGQSLHYYKKSNIVYESLQIEDIKGLESKGDVDFWVMALPNKVCEPFVEAIESVHGKSKIIDLSADHRFVPETEWTYGLPELNDRSKIAAAKKIANPGCYATGSQLSIAPLTEFITGLPTVFGVSGYSGAGTKPSPKNDPKFLSNNLIPYSLTDHIHEREISSRIGQPVAFIPHVGQWFQGISLTVSIPIKKGSLTAEDTKKIYEEFFKSEELVHIGDDIPLVKDISGTHGVVIGGFKVNDAQDRVVVCATIDNLLKGAATQCLQNINLAMGYGEYEGIPKDKILKR from the coding sequence ATGCCATCTGCAAGGTTACTAGTGTCCACAGGGGCCCTAAAACACTCTAGATTGCAGCAAATAAAGAATGTTCTGGCTAAAGCTGCAGCTGCTGGAAATGGCAATTCTTCGGGTTCCGTATTAGCTGCCGGAAAGGTAGCCCCTTCTGTGACATTTACCAGAAAGAAGGTTGGATATTCCAAGAGGTATATGTCATCCAGTAATGGCGTCGGTACCTTGGCAACTAGATCCACTGTGATACAATTGCTCAACAATATCAGTAGCAAGAGAGAAGTTGAGCAATACCTGAAATATTTCACTTCGGTCTCTCAGCAACAATTTGCGGTCATCAAAGTTGGAGGAGCTATTATCAGTGATAATCTACAGGAGCTAGCTTCTTGTTTGGCATTTCTTTACCATGTAGGTCTTTACCCAATTGTGTTACATGGAACCGGTCCCCAAGTCAATGGGAGATTAGAGGCCCAGGGAGTCGAACCTGACTATATCGATGGTATTCGTATTACTGATGAAAGGACAATGGCTGTTGTTAGACAGTGTTTCTTGGAACAGAACTTAAAACTTGTGACTGCCCTTGAACAGTTGGGAGTACGTGCGAGACCAATCACATCTGGTGTCTTCACAGCCAACTATTTAGACAAGGAAAAGTATCAGTTGGTTGGTGATATCACTGGTGTAACAAAGGATCCAATCGAAGCTTCGATCAAAGCAGGCGCTTTACCTATTTTGACCTCTTTAGCAGAGACACCATCCGGTCAAATGCTTAATGTTAATGCCGATGTCGCTGCTGGTGAATTGGCCCGTATTTTTGAACCTTTGAAGATTGTTTACCtaaatgaaaaaggtgGTATCATTAACGGTGAAACtggtgaaaaaatttctgtCATTAACTTGGATGAGGAATACGAAGCTTTAATGCAACAGAGCTGGGTTAAATATGGAACTAAGCTCAAGATtagagaaatcaaagagctTTTAGATTTTTTACCTCGTTCATCGTCTGTTGCTATCATCAATGTTCAAGATTTACAGAAGGAATTATTTACTGACTCTGGTGCAGGTACTATGATTAGAAGGGGTTATAAATTGACCAAGAGATCATCATTATCTGAGTTTCCTTCTCCTGATATCTTGAGGCAAGCATTGCAAAGGGATGCTGATATCATCTCTGGCAAGTTGGCAGTAGCAACGTATCTAAGAGAATTGGAACAAGCCAATTTCACGACTTATGCTGATGAACCTCTAGATGCATTAGcgattatcaaaaaagaaggtaAGATTCCAAGACTGGACAAATTTTTGTGCACTGAGTATGCTTGGTTAAACAACGTTACGGATAACGTTTTCAGTGCCTTGAGCCGCGATTTCCCAGCTTTGCAATGGATTGttaatgaagatgatccAAATATTGCTTGGCATTTCGATAAGTCCCAGGGATCCTATTTGAGATCTGGTAAAGTTTTATTTTGGTACggaattgaagatttgaatACTGTTTCCGAAATTATTCGCGAATTCACTAAAGAAGTTGGGTACCCGGCAGGTTCTGCCTCAGAAAGTGGGGTTTTCTCTTCCGGTTCTGCTTCAAGATCGTATTCAACAAGGTCTGCCCCTAAACCTACCGGATCTAATACTTCTCCTGGCCGTGTTGCATTAATTGGCGCCAGAGGCTATAcaggaaaaaatttgatatctttgatTGACAATCATCCCTTCCTTAATGTGGCTCATGTCTCTTCAAGGGAACTTAAAGGACAATCGTTACACTATTATAAAAAGTCAAACATCGTTTACGAGTCATTGCAAATTGAGGATATCAAAGGATTAGAATCCAAGGGAGATGTTGACTTTTGGGTCATGGCTTTACCTAACAAAGTTTGTGAACCTTTTGTAGAAGCGATTGAAAGCGTTCATGGTAAATCGAAGATTATCGATTTATCGGCCGATCACAGATTTGTCCCTGAGACAGAATGGACCTATGGCTTACCAGAATTAAACGATAGAAGCAAAATTGCCGCTGCTAAGAAAATCGCCAACCCAGGTTGCTATGCAACAGGTTCACAACTATCTATTGCCCCACTAACTGAATTTATTACTGGGTTGCCCACTGTTTTTGGTGTTTCTGGTTATTCTGGTGCTGGTACTAAACCATCACCAAAGAACGacccaaaatttttgagcaatAACTTGATCCCTTACTCCTTGACTGACCACATACACGAACGTGAAATCTCTTCTCGTATTGGACAGCCAGTCGCCTTCATACCTCACGTAGGTCAATGGTTCCAAGGTATCTCCTTGACTGTCTCAATCCCTATCAAAAAAGGCTCATTAACTGCAGAAgatacaaagaaaatttacGAGGAGTTCTTTAAGAGTGAGGAACTAGTTCATATCGGCGATGACATCCCATTGGTCAAAGACATCAGTGGAACTCATGGTGTAGTCATTGGTGGATTCAAAGTAAACGATGCTCAAGACCGTGTAGTTGTCTGTGCAACCATTgacaatttgttgaaggGTGCTGCTACGCAATGtttgcaaaatatcaacttAGCTATGGGCTATGGTGAATATGAGGGTATTCCAAAGGATAAAATCCTCAAGAGATAG
- the FIS1 gene encoding Fis1p (similar to Saccharomyces cerevisiae FIS1 (YIL065C); ancestral locus Anc_7.255): MAKFNFLPTLQDAFEPLLPQQVEILRQQVLSEGGDSASIQSRFNYAWGLIKSNDVNDQRLGVKLLSDIYKESSTRRRECLYYLGIGCYKLGEYTMAKRYVDTLHEHEPNNKQACALKSMIEDKIQKETVKGLALATGFIAGTAAIAAVLFRNRKR, translated from the coding sequence ATGGCCAAGTTCAACTTCCTACCGACTTTACAAGACGCTTTTGAACCTTTATTACCGCAGCAAGTGGAGATTCTCCGCCAGCAAGTTCTTTCAGAAGGAGGCGATTCCGCCTCCATCCAGTCGAGATTCAACTATGCATGGGGCTTAATCAAGAGCAATGACGTTAATGACCAGAGACTAGGTGTCAAGTTGCTGAGCGACATATACAAAGAATCGTCCACAAGAAGGCGGGAATGTCTCTACTATCTAGGGATAGGCTGCTACAAACTAGGTGAATATACTATGGCCAAGAGATATGTCGATACTTTGCACGAGCATGAACCAAACAATAAACAGGCGTGTGCCTTGAAAAGCATGATTGAAGATAAGATCCAAAAGGAGACTGTGAAAGGTTTGGCGCTCGCAACAGGTTTTATTGCAGGAACAGCAGCTATTGCTGCTGTGTTGTTCAGAAACCGGAAAAGATAG
- a CDS encoding PLP-dependent aminotransferase family protein, whose translation MTVLQMSKDFSHLYSIQTKTLKPSPLEVFMPLFYDPKIVFLGSGLPMSQYFPWKHIHSVCPRPPFLDGVGAVPSGREADTCTIMIPKDEATPAGDTQDIVLARALQYGFGEGPPEILNFVQKHTEMIHDIKYADWDILLTIGNTAAWDLTLRVFCNRGDSILAEKYSYSPPLCNAEGQGLNIIPVPMDEYGLVPTKLKAILENWNPKKAMPKLLYTIPMGQNPTGVSLPEKRKKEIYEIAQAYDFLIVEDDPYYFFQMDPYVEKPSERSDRSFGSRNDFISSLARSFLSFDTDGRVIRLESCSKTLGPGIRLGWIVGSKGILENMERLSEITVLSPSGISLSIVAGTLNRWGQHGYLDWLIGLRREYTKKRDGALDACREYLPNESWVEIIPPAAGMFFSIIIDASAHPDFRRKFHSKCNDVEQYLYQEFIAEGTLVFPSQFFEVGEKTDFSFQYAVDCKSEPHKIFFRGTYAAVSIEETREGIKRLGRVLKREFYALD comes from the coding sequence atgacTGTCTTACAGATGTCAAAGGACTTCTCTCATCTTTACTCAATCCAAACTAAGACTCTCAAGCCATCTCCATTGGAAGTTTTTATGCCTTTATTTTATGACCCCAAGATCGTATTTTTAGGGAGTGGATTGCCAATGAGTCAGTATTTCCCATGGAAACACATCCACTCCGTATGTCCACGTCCGCCCTTTTTGGATGGCGTTGGAGCGGTTCCTTCCGGACGTGAAGCAGATACGTGCACCATTatgattccaaaagatgAAGCAACACCTGCTGGAGATACACAGGATATCGTACTGGCTCGAGCTCTACAGTACGGTTTTGGGGAAGGGCCACCtgaaatcttgaattttGTACAAAAGCACACAGAAATGATTCATGATATCAAATATGCCGACTGGGATATTCTGCTAACAATTGGTAATACAGCAGCGTGGGATTTGACCTTGAGAGTTTTCTGTAACAGGGGTGACAGCATTCTGGCGGAAAAGTACTCGTATTCTCCTCCATTGTGTAATGCAGAGGGACAGGGGCTCAATATTATTCCTGTGCCAATGGATGAATACGGGTTGGTTCCCACCAAATTGAAAGCTATCTTGGAGAATTGGAACCCCAAGAAAGCGATGCCAAAACTGCTATATACGATTCCCATGGGTCAAAATCCTACCGGTGTCTCACTTCcagaaaaaaggaagaaagaaatttaCGAAATAGCCCAGGCGTATGATTTCTTGattgttgaagatgatccctattacttttttcaaatggatCCTTATGTGGAAAAGCCCTCCGAAAGAAGTGACAGATCTTTTGGCTCTCGGAACGACTTTATTAGTTCGTTGGCCAGATCGTTCTTATCTTTTGACACTGACGGACGAGTTATTCGCTTAGAGTCCTGTTCCAAGACTCTAGGACCGGGTATCAGACTTGGATGGATCGTGGGTTCCAAGGGAATACTGGAAAATATGGAGCGCCTAAGCGAAATCACTGTGTTAAGTCCAAGTGGAATCAGTCTCTCTATTGTCGCAGGAACATTGAATCGTTGGGGACAACATGGCTATTTAGATTGGCTAATCGGTTTGCGACGTGAATATACCAAAAAGCGAGATGGTGCGCTAGATGCGTGTAGAGAATATTTGCCCAATGAATCATGGGTTGAAATCATTCCGCCAGCTGCAggaatgtttttttctattatcATCGATGCCTCTGCACATCCGGACTTTCGGAGGAAATTTCATTCGAAATGTAATGACGTCGAGCAATACCTTTACCAGGAGTTCATTGCTGAAGGTACTCTAGTATTCCCCAGCcagttttttgaagttggtgaaaaaacagatttctcttttcagtATGCCGTTGATTGTAAATCAGAACCTcacaaaattttctttagaGGTACCTATGCTGCTGTGTCTATCGAAGAAACGCGTGAAGGCATCAAAAGATTGGGCCgtgttttgaaaagggaGTTTTATGCTCTTGATTGA
- the ARC15 gene encoding Arc15p (similar to Saccharomyces cerevisiae ARC15 (YIL062C); ancestral locus Anc_7.252), protein MEDWRRIDIDSFDPNSGRLTNDDLIPPYAHHVTLQELQPKIAQLRSLATSGDMSSATKLATEDPPYSADANTKAVYFQAVLEALTQVRQADIATIVKQLSPQQQDVLVKYLYKGMSLPEGQRQGGILLAWFEKLTQSSGVNPIVHFLSDRRTV, encoded by the coding sequence ATGGAAGATTGGAGGAGAATTGATATTGACTCATTTGATCCCAACAGTGGGAGATTGACAAATGATGATCTAATACCACCGTACGCACATCATGTTACATTGCAAGAACTGCAACCTAAGATTGCACAGCTTCGTTCTTTGGCAACCAGTGGGGATATGAGTTCTGCAACTAAATTGGCAACTGAAGATCCCCCATATAGTGCCGATGCGAATACGAAGGCGGTTTATTTTCAGGCAGTACTAGAAGCATTGACACAGGTGAGACAAGCGGACATTGCCACTATTGTGAAACAGCTATCGCCCCAACAGCAGGATGTTCTTGTTAAATACTTGTACAAGGGGATGTCTCTGCCAGAAGGTCAAAGACAGGGTGGTATTCTACTCGCATGGTTCGAGAAACTGACGCAGTCAAGCGGTGTAAACCCAATTGtgcattttttatcagataGAAGAACAGTATGA
- the SNP1 gene encoding U1 snRNP complex subunit SNP1 (similar to Saccharomyces cerevisiae SNP1 (YIL061C); ancestral locus Anc_7.250), translating into MNHNISKFPPDVSKLFKARPPLQYKRQVDYPLEKRQTNPHITGVSHLLGSQLNEYRNRFSEGSSNEHIKEYEKAVTSKINELRSLDEKLKNWEPNNDPNIKHTDPYRTIFVGRLSYEVNEVELQKEFIKFGEIEKVRVVRDKITNKSRGYAFVVFTNPQSSKLACKEIGVHRGLEIGGRTCIVDIERGRTVKYFKPRRLGGGLGGRGYTKMYRKSDRPFRRPVMERDPVILPNPKTFPTRPVYTGPSRFSRSPASTQTASSMPSNRYGANAGQEVPPVQTSYRSRNARAQESNKVQKTEEPDY; encoded by the coding sequence ATGAATCACAATATTTCTAAGTTTCCACCAGATGTGTCAAAGCTGTTCAAAGCGCGACCTCCATTACAGTATAAAAGACAAGTGGATTATCCACTAGAGAAAAGACAGACCAATCCCCACATAACAGGGGTTTCACATCTTTTAGGATCACAGTTGAACGAATATCGCAACCGATTCTCTGAGGGGAGCAGCAATGAGCATATAAAAGAATACGAAAAAGCTGTTACTtccaaaataaatgaaCTACGATCGTTAGATGAGAAACTCAAGAACTGGGAGCCCAACAATGATCCAAATATAAAGCATACAGACCCTTATAGGACCATATTCGTGGGAAGACTGTCCTATGAAGTAAATGAAGTTGAATTACAGAAAGAATTCATAAAGTttggtgaaattgaaaaagttcgTGTGGTAAGAGACAAGATAACCAATAAGTCAAGAGGTTATGCATTTGTCGTTTTTACAAATCCACAGAGTAGCAAACTAGCTTGCAAGGAAATAGGTGTCCATAGAGGCCTGGAGATTGGTGGCAGAACATGTATTGTTGACATCGAAAGAGGTAGAACCGTAAAATACTTCAAACCAAGGAGATTAGGTGGCGGCTTAGGCGGTAGGGGCTATACTAAAATGTATCGGAAATCCGACAGGCCATTCAGAAGGCCTGTCATGGAACGTGACCCAGTTATCCTCCCAAATCCTAAGACTTTCCCGACAAGACCTGTATACACGGGACCCAGCCGTTTCTCAAGATCTCCTGCATCAACACAGACGGCTTCATCGATGCCATCAAACAGGTACGGCGCAAACGCAGGTCAAGAAGTCCCGCCAGTGCAGACCTCTTATCGATCTAGAAACGCAAGAGCACAAGAATCAAACAAGGTACAGAAGACCGAAGAACCAGACTACTAG